tgtctggttgctgccccggaatccagggcatcggggtgggtggttgtggtggtggggggcaggggggtggggtggatgggtgaggggtggcgggggaggtgggtggggggtgggggacggggcggggtgaatgagggggtagataggggggtggtgggctgtgggggttagggggctgaggaaggtgcgtgtacgtgtatgtgtatatgtgtgtgggtgtgtatgtgtgagtatgtatatatgtttttgtatgtgtgggtatttatgtaggtgtatgtgagtgtgtgggtgtgtatctggatatgtatgtgtatgtgtgtgactatgtatgtgtaagtgtgtatgtgtgtgtgggtatgtatctgtgaacggggtatgtatgtgtgtgagggtgtgtatctgtaagtatgtatgtatgtctgtacgtatgggtgtatatgtgtgggcgataggagctatgtatgagagagtgcggtgtcctgtgggggggggccccggtgggcctgggggcggtgggccctgggtctgggtccttctgctgccccctgtctgtcctcaccttcactcctcctgatgcatgatgggtgtgtgcttcttaggtcggtggctctctggccatggacgctgtccgccctggtcctgggggggggggtggcgctcctggccctgtccttcatcggggggctcctgggtggcgggggtgctgcggcatccccggacccccctctccccccgctctcatgcacacacacgtagggctttgggaggcgggcttatcaagttgggtgtggtggagggggccatctaagtggccccaatcactgcacgcttcggtggctcgcctctcagtcttaattgcacttagtcatctaacacaaccaaatacatacaaacacacacgtcggggggtcttggcgcgctgtgtcgggggtggggctgttcaggtggatgagactgctcgtttggcctcactcgcggcacggtgtggttactgaccctcaaattttaatcgcaaacaacatatactccatcaacactcacgagacggagggggggagggagggcaatgtgatcttctgcgcccccgtttccggattccttctggtgggggggagggcggggggggctgttgttttccccacaggccgggggtttggagcggctgtggtttggggggctgctggctctggggggtgcatacctgtctgcggcggtggggtggggaggtgggggcggcagttgtgggtggtggggggtcctggatgtggggttcggtgttcccttgccttccgggggtgtctcccacaggatgtgacagttggatgacgcgggaatgtgagtgtgtttggggtaggatggactctgtgtgtgtgtgtgtgtgtgtgtgtgtgtgtgtgtgtgtgtgtgtgtgtgtgtgtgtgtgtgtgtgtgtgtgtgtgcgtgcttgttagcgtgtgcgtgagagtgtgtgagtgtgttggaatgtgagtgtgtgtgtgtgcgtttggtttagggatgagtggttgtgtgtgtgtgcgtgtgtgcatgtgtgtgtgtcagtatgagtcttgggttggggcgggggggagtgaggcgggagaggacagggggtgggaggggtgggccgggcggtggacggggggggtgggttccgggtgggggtcgtggggtgggggtggggggggtgatgccctggatctcggggtgcgtggccggagcactggggggtgtactggcctggggtgggtagccgcccgtgtgggctggttctcccgggtgggtcatggccctccgcctgggtggggggttggctcctgggctcttgggccttgggctctcggccctgcccgccccgggcgtccggcgcccggggtggaccggctcctgccggtcgtggctccgcggggcccgggccccgggactgccggggtccccggccggggctctcctctgccccgtttctggaccggagcgtgggcgtctgcctgggggggcggcttggatccgggctctgtgatgtccgccggctgtctgggctctgagggcctctctggcctgcttctggccttctcagaggtcagaggtcatatatgcatgatcactatcaccatcactgtcaccatcatattcacatgatcacgttgatctttaatcactctttacatactcggttaccttgtcttcctgtggtggttagaataatggtgatctgtagcagacctctcttgatgcacgccccgagtttactactagttacgactagctatattcaaaaaaaaaaaaaaaaaaaaaaggggggtttgtggtgtccttgcatttcttcctcccctacacctccttttatttttgtggcctggtctgttcattaatatggttcggaaaaaaaaaaaaaaaaaaaaacaaaaaaaaaaaaatgtatgtatggttctgtaattttctgtgttggttgtcggctctgttttggtgttgtctagattggggtttgggattgttctaggttgcgtgtggtgcgtcgacaacactgttttgtattgtgactttgtacataggttgtgcccccccccccccccttccgttctccctctctttatctttctctctttctgtccctgctctctgagcatttccgtcccggtcctgtccggcagccatgccggatgccagctttaaataaaggcagcagcaggaggagactcagtctcgtcctgctgctaatattaaaatctgttcggatagtaaaaggctacaatcatacaatattgcacgccccagctgccgaacaggacaaggggaaaaaaaaaaaaaaaaaaaaaaaaaaaaaaaaaaaatagtttttgtcAGATCAGCATGACATCAGAGTTCAAAATAATGCAAGTACATGACAGGATCACTAATGTTACAATGAAAAAGGTTTCAaatagggatgtcccgatcagtTTGTTTTGCCACAGAGTCTGAGTCcgagtcctatcattttgagCATCTGCCGAAtccgagtcccgatccgattcttttctaatacagtaaaatatgtacattatctattaaaaaaaactaaaaaacctatgaaaagttctccttttttattttcttaatgtcaattcaaaacaacacttagAACAGTGCATtgtgtgacaaaaaaataacaatcagaaaataaatacattttctctgtaattacatcCTTCTGTAGCgcggaaaacctaaatacatctcatttaacccattaaagccgggcacgcattaccgcttcagtgtgcagcagtggccagaaacgtTCCATACAAAGTTacgaggcagtgcagcaacacgatctgtacccggaaacaggatcagttatgcatatgcacgagtttgatgcatttcattgcccaagaaacagctgattagcgcaaagaagaagaaaaaaaggtgtCAATGGGccaggggccaaaagtataatctgtttttctgaccaaaccaacaaacgaaaaaggaaaaaatggctcaattttccttttttcgttttcaacaaaaaaacgaaaaaacggttttttctttctcaattcaaaaccaaaaacaaaaccaacacaagcaaattatggccgaattttgttttttggatttcaattttttgtttttccgtttcaggtctcaaaatGAATAAACGGAAGCGcgtgacccctgacgtcacgggtcaaatggactccctaccaaaataaaagccttactaataaatgggCAATAAAAGACAAATTAcgttaaatagcgtttttatttttgcacagcatttattgcatacactactaggcttgtaataatgttggaaaataataataattattactattattaacaacaatgcTACTACTACGACTactataacaataataataataataataataataataataataataattacaggtCTGCTGCCTGGCCTGCATACATCTAATTCGCATACGCGAGATCGTTAAGTGTTCACCTTTTCGATAAGTGTGACATGTCTGTTGATCATAAAATACGTgggtcattttaactttgtgacatgtcagctgcaCGGCGTGTGCTGATGAGAAACGTTTCCCTGTTTCGCCCAGTAGATGGCAGTGTGAGCCAATTTAGAAGAAAATCCAGTACTCAGTTGAGGGACTGACGGggagaacgcactggacgcggaagcgccgcgcacacGGTAGCGCcgcgcgcacggcgcttctaatcgcctcccatgttaacctatctgactggccgcacacaacgcgcacaGTGGCGCCGCACGCCTGCTCCgtttcgttctatttttcacgtgaaCCGCGAGCGCCGCAAGCGGCAactgtcaagctggatcaagcagatcggaccagacaggaagtcggaaacagaaaaggcaagagaatccggtcaattttcaaaataaaataaattaaatgacgattagttacggtgcTGCTCGCCCATCTGGCACTGtttctaatcacaagagagatggacacacacacaaacagacatgcaCCTatgcacccaatcaaacacacacacactcacacacacacacacacacacacacacgtgtgtatttatatcctcgtggggacattccattgactcccattcatttgtagcccctaaccctgacccttaccctaaccctaacccacaccaaaacaaagcgtagccctaaagaaatgtttttgcacttttacttttttcagtaacaacaacatggccaagaaaacactgtttccccccatggggacccaaaaaatgtccccacgaggtaggtcgtgccaggttttcctatccttgtggggacatttggtccccacaaggacagcGCCTGCGCGGAGACTTCGCGgtgcctccgctacgcttctgtgtccagtgcgttcgggccatAAGGATCTTACAATGTTATGCTCCTATGGACAAACAGCGgcatgctcctctttcttctttcttcattctttattccagactcgaaatggtccataaaattacacacaaatactaaagacagcaacaaaacagaaaaagagcacgacacatataaactaaataaacactctctccagtgtctccagagcaCAGAAGTGTACCAGACACTGCTCTTCCCAGGTTTGACAGAAGcttgaataattttatcatcagagtccatgagtcgcttaataaacttaaaaataaaatttctaaTAACAGCATTCAGTGTTCTGACAGCTACACCACAAGTATTGTtgttaataacaataataatagttattattattgttttccaacattattacaagcctagtagtgtatgcaataaatgctgtgcaaaaataaaaacgccaTTTAACGTAATTCATCTTTTATTACCCATTGAtgagtaaggcttttattttggtagggagtccatttgacctgtgacgtcaggggtcacgtgcttccgttttttcgttttgagacctgaaacgaaaaaacgaaacattgaaatccaaaaaacaaaattcggccgtaatttgcttgtgttggtttcgtttttggttttgaattgagaaagaaaaaaacgttttttcgtttttttgttgaaaacgaaaaaaggaaaattgagccattttttcctttttcgtttgttggtttggtcagaaaaacagattatacttttggcccctgacctCAATGGTggaactgtgcaacagcgctcCCAGGTTTGATTATAGAATTGCGCAACACTACCGTAAATGCGtcccggcttcaatgggttagaaaggaaattaaagaaaaaataaacatatatatccaaccgagtccaaatcaggaggaaacatcCAATCCCGATCGAGTccgtaatcacgtgatcggggccgatttccgatcacgtgatcggatcgggacatccccAGTTTCAACCATCTTTACATATTCAAAGTAAATCATTTCATTAACTAATGACAATTCTGACTTCTTGTTGATCTGTCTGTTTCAAATGTATTACATTTAAACCCGTGTTATCTCCACTGTGACGAACTACTAAAAGTAATGAGATAGTCGGGATAGGCCTGGTTATCGTTGAATACAACAAACATGCTGGGGGTGTCTGTTCTGTCAACAACTGAGTCGTAAAGGTCGCGGCTGCTTCGAGACGGAGGGCATCTCATGCTGCCGTTTCCCTGAGTGTAGCAACCCGTCAGCACCCGGGCCAGAAACATGGTCTGAGAACCATTAGCTCCTGGACTTGCAAAGGAAACTGAGTAACTGGCATTCACAGCGAAGTAGGTTCCCTGACCGTAGGAAGTACCTggtaaaaagaaacaaaagaggtTATTGTACATTTATGCTGAAGAATCCCATTTATACAAGTATGTACAGAGATCCCCATTATTTTATCAAATGAGAAGTTCTTCTTCAGATTTCAAACCAAAGGAACATTACCATTTTTTCCAGAGAAGCTCCTGTTGAAACCGTGATTCATGATGGAGTCACAGGTTCCTGGACTCGTGCCGTGGAACAACCTCCTCTCTATGGTCCGTTGTCCTTTATTCTTTTCAGAAACGTACTGTTTTTGCACTCGATAGGTGCGACGCAGGTGAACGTTCTGCAGGCGCTCAATCTAGCAAGATATACACAGGTTACCTTGAAGATCTCACAGATTAACACTTCTGACTCACATTATCATGTTCAAGCAGCTGTAAGGCAGAGAGCCATCTGATAACTGATTCTGACCATCAGCTGTAAAAGAAGCATGGCAAAGTGTCACATGTTTCCACATCTGGGTGAGGGTTAGGGCtcatccattttcacttgaaacgtttcCAATTTTTGGAAAATTGTTAAAATTCATGCGACATTATAAACCCCTGCCAATATTTCAAGGTATTATGACAAATCATTCACAAATTCAGTTTGTGATTACATGCAATGTTATCATAGATGGACAAGTTTGATAGATGGTTCAGATACAAACCTTTATCACAGTATTGTTGGCAGTTCGTTTAAAGGAATCATGTACAGTGCGGTACTCTGTTGAACTTGGCTGCAGTGGCACCACTTTCAGGTTTTCCCCCGTGCTCATGTTGTCCCAATACAAAGGGAGTGTGAAGTCTGAAAAAATGTTGGAGGCTTTTgaagtaaaaacatgttttgtatgtttttctaaATGACAAATTCCCTGAAGAATGGAGATATTTTCTCTCTTCTGATTAAATACAATTATCACTCAGAAAAGCACCATAAATCCTAAACTAAATC
The nucleotide sequence above comes from Salarias fasciatus chromosome 3, fSalaFa1.1, whole genome shotgun sequence. Encoded proteins:
- the LOC115382362 gene encoding protein mono-ADP-ribosyltransferase PARP15-like; translation: MSTGENLKVVPLQPSSTEYRTVHDSFKRTANNTVIKIERLQNVHLRRTYRVQKQYVSEKNKGQRTIERRLFHGTSPGTCDSIMNHGFNRSFSGKNGTSYGQGTYFAVNASYSVSFASPGANGSQTMFLARVLTGCYTQGNGSMRCPPSRSSRDLYDSVVDRTDTPSMFVVFNDNQAYPDYLITFSSSSQTRLIFFFFFSANRKSRAFARQRRSAAPDRRQRAGRAAAFQRTATTSPHSPEGAGCRDENVEHPGDPAGTKGHDVFHGKPFLCIMNQNFTKHRTTSSQWTEGTLSWRTSVFGNLTLSVIQIFTSSALWS